The DNA segment ACATAAAGACTTCATCAACCATGCAACGATGTTGTATAACTTATAATACGCCAAAGAGGAGATCAGGAATCGATGAGGCTATTGGTGTGATCCGAAGGGCTGACTTTCAGTAAGTACTAAGTGACATCCGTTTTGacgtatattatttaaatgatttaatttttaaatgtcaaatgaAATGTCAGAATTGACGAGacaagttctttaaaaaataagatttagaGCCGAAGCATTCATACTCTTTTTTTCCGTCATAATTATAGATAACGCTGCCATATTGTTGAACTAACCCATTTTAAGCAGTATACTAACAGCAGTAACCTTAGGCTAATCCACGGATTAAAGGCCGGAATATGTTTTCTGGGAGTAAACTACAAAACCATGCCAACAAAAACAAAGATGCATTCATCCTTGCTGCAAAGGAAGCTAGAGAGGAGCGAAAAGCTGAAAGAGTAAAGGAACAGGCTTCCATCACTATACAAAGTCATATCCGTGGCTGGCTTGCACGCTTAAAGATTCGAAATGAAATCATCAAGAAGTTTAACGCCGCCTTGGAAAAAAGGGATCCGCTTCCTATTGATGTTTATATAGCATCAAGAAACTATCTCAATTTTGTTCCACAAAATCTAAATGTTAAAATCTATAGTGAGCGCTTTGAAAAGCTCTGCGCTTTTATTGTTAATAGTATTTCCTCCGAGTCTCCTAAAGTCAGTTACCTCGTCGTTTTCTTCAACAAGGAACATTCACTGAGATGGATATCCcatatgaaattgattttatctcTGACTTCGAACCGAATCGGAACAATATCTTCAAATGCTCTAGATTCTAAGGAAATATCTACATTACTAAGTGTTCTAGTCTCATTTACCTCCGTCAAAACATGGGCAATCCTAAAAATGTTCGATAAGCTCGTCGCGGGAATGAAACAACTAACATCTAATTTTATGGGACATCTCGTTAATTCAGCAGATATCTAtctgaatattaaaaaagttcttttaaatGGAGTTTGTTCACGTTTTAAGCTCAAGAAAACGTCATTCCATGCCCTCATTGTTCTTATAACTCGTCCCATAGTAGCTGCGGACTTTAGTGACAAGCTTTTATCCTTATTCATTCTACATATACTCTCTATACCAGGATTCATTCATCACATCGATGATGATGTTTTTTCTGAGtttgataatgataatttacTCTACAAATGTTTGGTTCTGTTATCAAAAGATGATCAACAGttgaaaatctattttaatgTATTGGAGGGCTCATATGCACTTTGTCTAACAGCAAATCTAATTCACTGGATATATCGTAGCAGCAATCAATCATTAGCTTTTGATTTGAACACAATTTATGTACTGAATCACTTATTAGAGTCTTGTGGATTTTATGTGACGACAAAACAGTCAAATTTAAGTCACTGGCATCCAATTTTAGGTTGGTTCTCTGCAGGAATAGATCAATATTTGCAAGATTCCATGGGCTTGGTTAAAAATCAGATTGCCAAACTTTGGTCCCCTATAATGTTGAAGCGTATGATTATTCCATTGCAGGCAGTTGTGGATAAATTGCCCTCTGATTTTCGTTCTAATGATAGTGGTTTAGAGGTTCCAGACCCTCCTTCCCCTGGAGATCCAAACATTGCCAAGCAGCTTATGAAAAAGGTATGTTGAATGATTTGGAATTGTTATATGCacatggtttttatttattcatttttattgtagGCTATGGAAAAGACAAAGAATTCAGGTGTCACTAAATTCATAAATAGTGTTTCCTCATCGACTAGTCTGGCTTCATATAGTAATTCATCCTTTTCAATGTCATCCAGTTCTAAGATATGCACCAAATTAGGAAGTCATGAAGCAACTCATGTATCCAACATCTGTGCCCTCTACCAAACAGCCATAAAAACTCTATCCCAACTAAAGCTCGAAATTATATCGTGCCTctgttacaaaaatttattacttagtCCCCTGTTTACCTTTCTATCTAGTCTGGGTCCTACTTTGGGCCTCAAACAATTTTCTGACCATTTAACGTCCAACCCTATGCGTCAGATGAGTCAACCCATTCCACCAGAATTCCAAACATTAGCCCTTCTCTGTGATTGCGTGTCTTATCTGGTCACTATTTTAGATGATGTtgaattttatgagaaaaagtCACCCTTTGATGTTCGACATTATGTTGCTCTCTCTTACTGtgttaataatttgttatataaagcCGTTAATGATGATTTAATTACGGATCCAGAGACAAATCCACTTTGTAATAGTTTGCTTGGACTCCTTGGTGTATTATATAGGCGGGATAATCGTAGACAGTATGTAAAACTGAATCATTGGCTGATTAAAGATTGTAAACCCAATACTTTAATCACGGACTCATTGAAGGTAGAACATGCGTCTTTTTATAATCATTCAGTATTTtcaagttgttttatttttcatttccagGAAAAGAAGAGCTCCTTGTTCCTTCTACAGAAACTTCCT comes from the Lepeophtheirus salmonis chromosome 4, UVic_Lsal_1.4, whole genome shotgun sequence genome and includes:
- the LOC121116826 gene encoding ubiquitin-protein ligase E3B, with protein sequence MFSGSKLQNHANKNKDAFILAAKEAREERKAERVKEQASITIQSHIRGWLARLKIRNEIIKKFNAALEKRDPLPIDVYIASRNYLNFVPQNLNVKIYSERFEKLCAFIVNSISSESPKVSYLVVFFNKEHSLRWISHMKLILSLTSNRIGTISSNALDSKEISTLLSVLVSFTSVKTWAILKMFDKLVAGMKQLTSNFMGHLVNSADIYLNIKKVLLNGVCSRFKLKKTSFHALIVLITRPIVAADFSDKLLSLFILHILSIPGFIHHIDDDVFSEFDNDNLLYKCLVLLSKDDQQLKIYFNVLEGSYALCLTANLIHWIYRSSNQSLAFDLNTIYVLNHLLESCGFYVTTKQSNLSHWHPILGWFSAGIDQYLQDSMGLVKNQIAKLWSPIMLKRMIIPLQAVVDKLPSDFRSNDSGLEVPDPPSPGDPNIAKQLMKKAMEKTKNSGVTKFINSVSSSTSLASYSNSSFSMSSSSKICTKLGSHEATHVSNICALYQTAIKTLSQLKLEIISCLCYKNLLLSPLFTFLSSLGPTLGLKQFSDHLTSNPMRQMSQPIPPEFQTLALLCDCVSYLVTILDDVEFYEKKSPFDVRHYVALSYCVNNLLYKAVNDDLITDPETNPLCNSLLGLLGVLYRRDNRRQYVKLNHWLIKDCKPNTLITDSLKEKKSSLFLLQKLPHIIPHEDRVVFFRKKVMADKSAIGVASTREYWEPTASTLITVHRSRIVEDGYRHLGKLSSRSLKGVIRVKFINTQGLDEAGIDQDGVFKEFLEETIKRVFDPGLNLFCSTSDNRLYPSPTSHLTENYLQLFEFVGKMIGKAVYEGIVVEIPFAPFFISQILSKDHSAYYSYLDELPSMDPELYKNLTYIKYFDGNVTDLDLTFSYDQDVLGRVVTHELIEGGRSVLVNDCNKISYIHHVAQFVLHSQIKEQVAAFTRGFRAILPIDWLNLFSPPEVLRLISGDNLPLDLKDLRRHTHYYGGFHDSHKVIVWLWEILDRDFDDKERSSFLKFVTSCSKPPLLGFENLEPAFSIRCVEVAEDEDDGDTVGSVLRGFLALKKRDPVNRLPTASTCFNLLKLPNYQKKATLRDKLRYAISSNTGFELS